One Acidimicrobiales bacterium genomic window carries:
- a CDS encoding FtsK/SpoIIIE domain-containing protein, producing MDLLLELRCWHGGAVTSTDVVVDIDPDDTVEALTHALASYANRHSPAPLPEDRVVVVRGSASSPARPGDRPLDPAARIVDSGLVSGDTVLLTTPRPLEPPPPDLALALDLVAGPQAGRSVRLAPGRLTVGGGVGCNIVIADPTLARFQFTLEVTAQGELRVAPTPEAITGTRVGGATLDEPTFVMPGEEIQAGATMLIPRRLSPDETRRRDRLGQVPFNRVPYRRAMIPAREFDELPPPPTTPDRKGLSIMQALLPAMSGLGFAFMMNNPWFLALMLATPLLLVVKHFTDKRGGKKKFLRDRAAYFDKVESRSAEIDRALDHERRIRLLAAPDLADLGHQAAFHMPRLWERDRIAGDLLDVRLGLGDRPSHISQRIRPQGDEELQAAGHAMLAHHGAVLDVPVTVNVVEVGTVGLSGDPAQVAATGRALVAQASCLHSPEDLVVAAAIGAGSTSGFDWVKWLPHVRSATSPLDGAHVVVGPAETRRLLVNLLAVAGLRGERMKGFSNADTALVWPRLLVVMDEAAEPDRSLLSQLLDVAPGLGIHMLWLGRSELQVPRQCRAVLHCAGVGLTGVLRSTDPTVAEQPVELDGAGPAVARTVARSLAPLRDASAGSATTAIPRMVPLLDVLGLDHPDGDQIAARWNVARPYGLEFAIGQSVEGPFTLDLVEQGPHSLIGGTSGAGKSELLQTLVLALAANYSPQKLNFLFVDYKGGASSAEFRDLPHTVGYVTNLSGRLALRALTSLRAELKRRMLLMEGRAKDLTEMLEVAPEDAPPSLVIVVDEFAALVKEIPDFVAGIVDIAQRGRSLGIHLVLATQRPTGVVNDNILANTNLRIALRMLDPTDSDNIINSREAADIPVPLRGRAFARTGPQTLVPFQTAWSGAPFVASRGEEMQAVNVHPFVLHPDMAPEVSVAGEAAPGAFDPDGVAAVEVAPLSLVVAEPESHLDVLVGASADAARQLGLPPVRRPWVEPLPEVIPVDDVLAEIPPLDVIRDPGRYAVLGRYDDPENQAQRPAIVDLEASGGLLVYGTGGSGKTTLLRTVALGMTAQGDADDVVVYALDYASRSLDPLSELPQCAAVLQGDDEEGVTRLLTLLEQEIDIRRRLLAQHRSESLGALRQRSGEIHVPRIVVLLDSYGNFHETFDKSDRYQWQTIFQQIVTAGRQVGIHCVITHDRRMGIGPALQSAIAARLVLRMSSVDEMTSLNVPTTVAKDADLPLGRGFASWLGGGATEVQVACPGDDPAGAAQVDALLKQAEKLAAASAARAPALPKLPERLMLDDAPVGAELTAPLGAVDLTLATLQIDLRRQNFVVLGPPMSGRSSTLATAAAGLRASSGEALRLVAIGSASSPLQSLDLWDDAAFSRAAHARVAEALWEAVADDEGVDARAVLFIDGAEEIDDFDVERPLEQLAKRECVRLIVACEPSTMSKAYSGWLSTLRRNRSAVFLQPDTRADVETVLDVRPALRPGQDFPPGRGIFVANRSWSLVQVGLT from the coding sequence ATGGACCTGTTGCTGGAGCTGAGGTGCTGGCACGGCGGCGCGGTGACCTCGACCGACGTCGTCGTCGACATCGACCCCGACGACACCGTCGAGGCGCTCACCCACGCTCTGGCCTCGTACGCCAACCGGCACAGCCCTGCGCCGCTGCCCGAGGACCGGGTGGTGGTCGTCCGGGGCTCCGCCAGCTCGCCGGCCCGTCCTGGCGACCGGCCGCTCGACCCCGCGGCCCGCATCGTGGACTCCGGCCTGGTCAGCGGCGACACCGTGCTCCTCACCACGCCCCGGCCGCTCGAGCCGCCGCCCCCCGACCTGGCCCTGGCCCTCGACCTGGTCGCCGGCCCCCAGGCCGGGAGGTCCGTACGCCTGGCGCCCGGGCGCCTCACCGTCGGCGGCGGGGTGGGCTGCAACATCGTGATCGCCGATCCCACGCTGGCCCGGTTCCAGTTCACGCTGGAGGTCACGGCCCAGGGCGAGCTGCGGGTGGCGCCCACCCCCGAGGCGATCACCGGCACCCGGGTGGGCGGCGCCACGCTCGACGAGCCCACGTTCGTCATGCCCGGCGAGGAGATCCAGGCCGGGGCCACCATGCTCATCCCCCGGCGGCTCTCGCCCGACGAGACCCGCCGGCGCGACCGTCTGGGCCAGGTGCCGTTCAACCGGGTGCCGTACCGGCGGGCGATGATCCCCGCCCGCGAGTTCGACGAGCTGCCCCCGCCGCCCACCACGCCCGACCGCAAGGGCCTGTCGATCATGCAGGCTCTGCTGCCCGCCATGAGCGGCCTCGGCTTCGCGTTCATGATGAACAACCCGTGGTTCCTGGCCCTCATGCTGGCCACACCGCTGCTGCTCGTCGTGAAGCACTTCACCGACAAGCGCGGCGGCAAGAAGAAGTTCCTGCGCGACCGGGCCGCGTACTTCGACAAGGTCGAGTCCCGCTCGGCCGAGATCGACCGGGCGCTCGACCACGAGCGCCGCATCCGGCTGCTCGCCGCCCCCGACCTCGCCGACCTCGGCCACCAGGCCGCCTTCCACATGCCGCGCCTGTGGGAGCGCGACCGCATCGCCGGCGACCTCCTCGACGTGCGCCTCGGCCTGGGTGACCGGCCCTCGCACATCTCCCAGCGCATCCGGCCCCAGGGCGACGAGGAGCTGCAGGCCGCCGGCCACGCCATGCTCGCCCACCACGGCGCCGTGCTCGACGTGCCGGTCACCGTCAACGTCGTCGAGGTCGGCACCGTCGGCCTGAGCGGCGACCCGGCGCAGGTGGCCGCCACCGGGCGGGCGCTCGTGGCGCAGGCCTCCTGCCTGCACAGCCCCGAGGACCTGGTGGTCGCGGCCGCCATCGGCGCCGGCAGCACCAGCGGCTTCGACTGGGTCAAGTGGCTGCCCCACGTGCGGTCGGCCACGTCGCCGCTCGACGGCGCCCACGTGGTGGTCGGCCCGGCCGAGACCCGGCGGCTCCTGGTCAACCTGTTGGCCGTGGCCGGCCTGCGCGGCGAGCGCATGAAGGGCTTCTCCAACGCCGACACCGCCCTGGTCTGGCCCCGGCTGCTGGTGGTGATGGACGAGGCCGCCGAGCCCGACCGGTCGCTCCTGTCCCAGCTGCTCGACGTCGCCCCCGGCCTCGGGATCCACATGCTGTGGCTCGGCCGCAGCGAGCTGCAGGTGCCCCGCCAGTGCCGGGCGGTGCTGCACTGCGCCGGCGTCGGCCTTACCGGCGTGCTGCGCTCCACCGACCCGACGGTCGCCGAGCAGCCCGTCGAGCTCGACGGCGCCGGCCCGGCCGTGGCCCGTACCGTCGCCCGCTCCCTGGCCCCGCTGCGCGACGCCAGCGCCGGCAGCGCCACCACCGCCATCCCCCGGATGGTGCCGCTGCTCGACGTGCTGGGCCTCGACCACCCCGACGGCGACCAGATCGCCGCCCGCTGGAACGTCGCCCGGCCCTACGGACTGGAGTTCGCCATCGGCCAGTCGGTGGAGGGCCCGTTCACCCTCGACCTGGTGGAGCAGGGCCCTCACAGCCTGATCGGCGGCACGTCCGGCGCCGGCAAGAGCGAGCTGCTGCAGACCCTGGTGCTGGCGCTGGCCGCCAACTACTCGCCGCAGAAGCTCAACTTCCTGTTCGTCGACTACAAGGGCGGCGCCAGCAGCGCCGAGTTCCGCGACCTGCCCCACACGGTCGGCTACGTCACCAACCTGTCCGGGCGGCTGGCGCTGCGGGCGCTCACGTCGCTGCGGGCCGAGCTGAAGCGCCGCATGCTGCTCATGGAGGGCCGGGCCAAGGACCTCACCGAGATGCTGGAGGTGGCCCCCGAGGACGCCCCGCCCAGCCTGGTGATCGTCGTCGACGAGTTCGCGGCGCTGGTCAAGGAGATCCCGGACTTCGTGGCCGGCATCGTCGACATCGCCCAGCGGGGTCGCAGCCTCGGCATCCACCTGGTGCTGGCCACCCAGCGGCCGACCGGCGTCGTCAACGACAACATCCTGGCCAACACCAACCTGCGCATCGCGCTGCGCATGCTCGACCCCACCGACTCCGACAACATCATCAACTCCCGCGAGGCGGCCGACATCCCGGTGCCGCTGCGGGGCCGGGCGTTCGCCCGCACCGGGCCCCAGACGCTGGTGCCGTTCCAGACCGCCTGGTCGGGGGCGCCGTTCGTGGCGTCCCGCGGCGAGGAGATGCAGGCCGTCAACGTCCACCCGTTCGTGCTGCACCCCGACATGGCGCCCGAGGTGTCGGTGGCGGGCGAGGCCGCACCCGGGGCGTTCGACCCCGACGGGGTCGCGGCCGTGGAGGTCGCCCCCCTGTCGCTGGTGGTCGCCGAGCCCGAGAGCCACCTCGACGTGCTGGTGGGTGCCAGCGCCGACGCCGCCCGGCAGCTGGGCCTGCCGCCGGTGCGCCGGCCCTGGGTCGAGCCGCTGCCGGAGGTCATCCCGGTCGACGACGTGCTCGCCGAGATCCCGCCGCTCGACGTCATCCGCGACCCCGGCCGCTACGCCGTCCTCGGCCGCTACGACGACCCGGAGAACCAGGCCCAACGGCCCGCCATCGTCGACCTCGAGGCGTCCGGCGGACTGCTGGTCTACGGCACGGGCGGCAGCGGCAAGACCACCCTGCTCCGGACCGTGGCCCTCGGCATGACCGCCCAGGGCGACGCCGACGACGTCGTGGTCTACGCCCTCGACTACGCCAGCCGGTCGCTCGACCCGCTCAGCGAGCTACCCCAGTGCGCCGCCGTGCTGCAGGGCGACGACGAGGAGGGCGTCACCCGGCTCCTCACGCTGCTGGAGCAGGAGATCGACATCCGCCGCCGGCTGCTCGCCCAGCATCGCTCGGAGAGCCTCGGCGCTCTCCGGCAGCGCTCCGGCGAGATCCACGTGCCGCGGATCGTGGTGCTGCTCGACAGCTACGGCAACTTCCACGAGACCTTCGACAAGTCCGACCGCTACCAGTGGCAGACGATCTTCCAGCAGATCGTCACCGCCGGCCGGCAGGTCGGCATCCACTGCGTCATCACCCACGACCGGCGCATGGGCATCGGTCCGGCGCTGCAGTCGGCCATCGCCGCCCGGCTGGTGCTGCGCATGTCGTCGGTCGACGAGATGACGTCGCTCAACGTGCCCACCACCGTGGCGAAGGACGCCGACCTCCCCCTCGGCCGCGGGTTCGCCTCGTGGCTGGGCGGCGGCGCCACCGAGGTGCAGGTGGCGTGCCCGGGCGACGACCCGGCCGGCGCCGCCCAGGTCGACGCCCTCCTGAAGCAGGCCGAGAAGCTGGCGGCCGCGAGCGCCGCCCGGGCCCCGGCGTTGCCCAAGCTGCCCGAGCGCCTGATGCTCGACGATGCCCCCGTGGGCGCCGAGCTCACGGCCCCGCTGGGCGCGGTCGACCTCACGCTCGCCACCCTCCAGATCGACCTGCGGCGCCAGAACTTCGTGGTGCTCGGGCCGCCCATGTCGGGCCGGTCGTCGACGCTGGCCACGGCAGCGGCCGGGTTGCGGGCGTCGTCTGGCGAGGCCCTGCGGCTGGTGGCCATCGGTTCCGCCTCGAGCCCGCTGCAGTCGCTCGACCTGTGGGACGATGCCGCCTTCTCCCGGGCCGCCCACGCCCGGGTGGCCGAGGCGCTGTGGGAGGCCGTCGCCGACGACGAGGGCGTCGACGCCCGGGCCGTCCTGTTCATCGACGGGGCCGAGGAGATCGACGACTTCGACGTCGAGCGCCCGCTCGAGCAGCTGGCCAAGCGCGAGTGCGTGCGGCTGATCGTGGCGTGCGAGCCGTCGACCATGTCCAAGGCCTACAGCGGCTGGCTGTCCACCCTGCGGCGCAACCGCAGCGCCGTGTTCCTGCAGCCCGACACCCGCGCCGACGTCGAGACCGTGCTCGACGTGCGCCCGGCCCTCCGGCCCGGCCAGGACTTCCCTCCGGGGCGGGGCATCTTCGTGGCCAACCGGAGCTGGTCGCTGGTGCAGGTGGGCCTCACCTGA
- a CDS encoding WXG100 family type VII secretion target — protein sequence MSDLLKLTPTELQTRANNINSMVDEMASYFDRELTALQGTDWQGAAGDAYKDMFGNARRSFKGVEDNLRGCSNLLVSMKDGFQEMDATMARRVASGGA from the coding sequence GTGAGCGACCTGCTGAAGCTGACTCCCACCGAGCTGCAGACCCGTGCCAACAACATCAACTCGATGGTGGACGAGATGGCCAGCTACTTCGACCGGGAGCTGACCGCCCTGCAGGGCACCGACTGGCAGGGCGCGGCCGGCGACGCCTACAAGGACATGTTCGGGAACGCCCGGCGCTCGTTCAAGGGCGTGGAGGACAACCTCCGGGGCTGCTCGAACCTGCTGGTGAGCATGAAGGACGGCTTCCAGGAGATGGACGCCACCATGGCCCGCCGCGTCGCCTCCGGCGGCGCCTGA